In the Candidatus Baltobacteraceae bacterium genome, one interval contains:
- a CDS encoding ABC transporter ATP-binding protein, protein MTATLGTGYAFRTENLSRHFAGFRAVNDITIEIPSGGVRTIIGPNGAGKTTFFNLLSGLLPPTHGRIWFEDRDITDLPPYRRARLGIARSFQITNIFGKLTVGENVRLAVQAVYDGKASFFLPTALGSIGERTQEILNDIGLTDVQGSRAENLSHGDQRRLEIGLVLAVEPKVLLLDEPLAGMSPAETQSTVELIKRIVANRTVVLVEHDIDTVMAISDTITVMQTGGILAVGTPAEIRNNETVRRAYLGDMT, encoded by the coding sequence ATGACGGCCACGCTGGGGACCGGGTACGCCTTTCGCACCGAGAATCTCTCGCGGCATTTCGCGGGATTCCGTGCCGTCAACGACATCACGATCGAGATACCCTCAGGCGGCGTTCGCACCATCATAGGACCAAACGGCGCCGGCAAGACGACATTCTTCAACTTGCTTTCGGGATTGCTTCCGCCGACGCACGGACGCATTTGGTTTGAAGATCGCGACATCACCGATTTGCCGCCTTATCGACGTGCGCGGCTTGGAATCGCACGCTCGTTTCAGATTACGAACATCTTTGGGAAGTTGACCGTCGGCGAAAACGTACGGCTCGCAGTTCAAGCCGTCTACGATGGGAAGGCCAGCTTCTTCTTACCGACGGCGCTTGGCAGCATCGGTGAGCGCACACAAGAGATATTGAACGACATTGGCCTCACCGACGTGCAAGGCTCGCGCGCCGAAAATCTTTCGCACGGCGATCAGCGCCGTCTCGAAATCGGGCTCGTCCTCGCGGTCGAGCCGAAAGTGCTGCTGCTCGACGAACCGTTGGCCGGAATGTCACCAGCCGAGACGCAATCGACGGTCGAGCTGATCAAGCGCATCGTCGCGAACCGCACCGTCGTTTTGGTCGAACACGACATCGATACGGTAATGGCGATCTCCGACACGATTACCGTCATGCAAACGGGTGGCATCCTTGCGGTCGGAACGCCGGCTGAGATTCGCAACAACGAGACGGTCCGCCGTGCGTATCTCGGAGACATGACCTAG
- a CDS encoding branched-chain amino acid ABC transporter permease — protein MNRVLRHPLLWTAIVLGILPWLLPGANPFAGRAGFIDLGTTIAIFALFAMGFNLLFGHVGDLSFGHAMFFTLGAYATALLTKGFNVTIGSANLVWAGADSLAGSMVLSLGLVAAIAFLLARLIVPRSSGIYFSMITLAFAQVIYFVTYKFDAFTGGEDGLQAITRPSLPGFPAGFLTQSWHFYYFAAIIIFVALAIIWWVIESPFGSVCHAIRENEQRAEFLGYDVRKYRVNAFFISALFPAIAGCLWTYYQQSITPDAGSIEYSGRVVMMSLLGGIQTFFGPMLGSFIYWQLQNDVSQLTKYWEAVIGAVFVVFVLIAPRGIWGAVEDVEHHGLRNALRRVFSP, from the coding sequence TTGAATAGGGTCCTGCGACACCCACTTTTGTGGACGGCGATCGTCCTGGGGATTTTGCCGTGGCTGTTGCCGGGCGCAAATCCCTTCGCCGGACGGGCGGGATTCATCGATCTCGGAACGACGATCGCGATCTTTGCGCTCTTCGCGATGGGCTTCAATCTGCTCTTCGGGCATGTCGGCGATCTCTCGTTCGGACACGCGATGTTCTTTACGCTCGGCGCGTATGCGACGGCACTGCTCACCAAGGGCTTCAACGTTACGATCGGCAGCGCGAATCTCGTTTGGGCCGGCGCAGATAGTCTTGCCGGAAGCATGGTGCTCTCGCTGGGTCTCGTTGCCGCGATTGCGTTCTTACTCGCGCGGCTGATCGTCCCACGTTCGAGCGGGATCTATTTTTCGATGATCACGCTGGCGTTCGCGCAAGTCATCTACTTCGTCACCTACAAATTCGACGCGTTCACCGGCGGCGAGGACGGCTTACAGGCCATCACGCGTCCGAGCTTGCCGGGTTTTCCCGCCGGCTTTCTCACCCAGTCGTGGCACTTCTACTACTTTGCGGCGATCATCATCTTCGTTGCGCTCGCAATCATTTGGTGGGTGATCGAGTCACCGTTCGGTTCAGTCTGCCACGCCATCCGGGAAAACGAGCAGCGCGCTGAATTTCTCGGTTACGACGTGCGCAAATATCGCGTCAATGCGTTCTTCATCTCCGCGCTCTTCCCGGCGATCGCCGGATGCTTGTGGACGTACTACCAGCAGTCGATTACGCCCGATGCCGGTTCGATCGAATACAGCGGGCGCGTCGTGATGATGTCGCTGCTCGGCGGTATTCAGACGTTTTTCGGACCGATGCTGGGCTCGTTCATTTATTGGCAGCTGCAAAACGACGTTTCGCAACTGACGAAATATTGGGAAGCCGTGATCGGCGCAGTGTTCGTCGTTTTCGTGCTGATCGCGCCGCGTGGCATTTGGGGCGCGGTGGAAGACGTCGAGCACCACGGCTTGCGTAACGCGCTGCGGCGAGTGTTCTCGCCATGA
- a CDS encoding branched-chain amino acid ABC transporter permease, which yields MFLALTLHQFTDQFINGVTLGMLYILVALGLNIILGLMGVINYSHGSFFMLGAYVAYSLDPVVGFWASILLAALIIGIFGMLFESTLIRPLYKRIPEYTLLLTFGTALIFEQMVRRIWGDDAVRFELPDKFSGTLAVGNSQFPLYKDVMLVGITIVVLALVWFLVNRTNIGMIIRAGTRDAEMVRILGINMPMMFTLVFGIGSFMAGLAGALAAPVYAIQPTLASEWVILTFVIVIVGGIGSFWGAVVGGLLIGIVSSLMDLIWPPAVEMTGFLIMGIILLIRPRGLFGVEGLFE from the coding sequence TTGTTTTTAGCCCTGACGCTTCACCAATTTACGGATCAGTTCATCAACGGTGTAACGCTGGGGATGCTATATATCCTCGTTGCGCTCGGGCTCAACATCATCCTCGGGCTCATGGGCGTTATCAATTATTCACATGGCTCGTTCTTCATGCTCGGCGCCTACGTCGCATACTCGCTCGATCCCGTCGTCGGTTTCTGGGCGAGCATTTTGCTCGCGGCTCTGATCATCGGCATCTTCGGAATGTTGTTCGAATCAACGTTGATTCGTCCGCTCTACAAGCGCATTCCCGAATATACGTTGCTGCTAACGTTCGGCACTGCGCTGATCTTCGAGCAGATGGTGCGTCGAATCTGGGGCGACGACGCCGTCCGCTTCGAGCTTCCTGATAAATTCAGCGGAACGCTCGCGGTCGGCAACTCGCAGTTTCCGCTCTATAAGGACGTGATGCTGGTCGGAATCACGATCGTCGTGCTGGCGCTCGTGTGGTTTCTCGTCAATCGCACCAACATCGGAATGATAATTCGGGCCGGGACTCGCGACGCCGAGATGGTGCGCATCCTCGGAATCAACATGCCGATGATGTTTACGCTGGTTTTCGGAATCGGCTCGTTCATGGCCGGTCTCGCCGGCGCGCTTGCCGCCCCCGTCTACGCGATTCAGCCGACGCTGGCGTCGGAGTGGGTCATCTTAACCTTTGTTATCGTGATCGTCGGTGGGATCGGGTCCTTTTGGGGTGCCGTCGTCGGCGGACTGTTGATTGGAATCGTCTCGAGCTTGATGGACTTGATCTGGCCGCCCGCGGTCGAGATGACCGGCTTCCTCATCATGGGGATCATTCTGCTGATTCGCCCGCGCGGTTTGTTTGGCGTCGAAGGCCTCTTTGAATAG
- a CDS encoding ATP-dependent Clp protease ATP-binding subunit: MSMWEPFTERARRSIVLAQEEAQRLGNNYIGTEHILLGIISEGESLAAKVLETLGVNLAKVRQEVEAIVGRGGQTVQQEMVFTPRAKRVIELAFEEARQLNHNYIGTEHLLLGLIREGEGVAARVLTNLGVDPAKVRVQTTSLLGAEGQPPAPKGKSKTPTLDAYGRDLTALARENKLDPVIGRASEIERVIQILSRRTKNNPALIGEPGVGKTAIAEGLAQRVIKGEIPEPLRDRRVITLDLAGLVAGTKYRGEFEERMKRVMDEIRGAAGEIILFIDELHTLVGAGAAEGAIDASNIIKPALARGELQCIGATTLNEFRKHIEKDSALERRFQPIMVGEPSIDETIEILKGLRDRYEAHHKVQITDEALAAAAKLSDRYISDRFLPDKAVDLVDEASSRVRLQAMLPPAEIREVEAEIRKVKAEKESVVKSQEFEKAAAIRDREEKLRLEKQRLEAEWQEKKTQVDKTLKVTEDDIAHIVASWTKIPVSKLAQAETEKLLSMEDALHKRVIGQHQAISVLTRAIRRSRAGLKNPKRPIGAFLFLGPTGVGKTEVARSVAEFLFDDSEAMIRIDMSEYMEKYSVSRLVGAPPGYVGYEEGGQLTEAVRRRPYCVVLLDEIEKAHPDVFNLLLQVFEDGRLTDSQGRTVDFKNSVIIMTSNVGAVGMQTNTDVGFRPQRDSGQSDDQAYERMKNKVLEEVKHTFRPEFLNRLDETVVFHQLTRPEIEQIVGLEFEKVIREVKAQEMFLEATEEAKVLLAKKGWDPQFGARPLRRAIQREVEDELAEEMLRGKFGAGDRILCEVDPDNPDKLRFSKIPTIEPPAAPSAPEIQPA, from the coding sequence ATGTCAATGTGGGAGCCGTTCACCGAGAGAGCACGACGTAGCATCGTGCTTGCGCAAGAAGAAGCGCAGCGGCTCGGAAACAACTATATAGGAACCGAGCATATTCTGCTCGGCATCATCTCTGAGGGCGAGAGCCTTGCGGCTAAAGTCCTCGAGACGCTTGGCGTCAATCTTGCTAAGGTTCGACAGGAAGTCGAGGCCATCGTCGGCCGCGGCGGTCAAACCGTACAGCAAGAGATGGTCTTCACGCCTCGTGCGAAGCGCGTCATCGAGCTAGCCTTCGAAGAAGCTCGACAGCTGAATCATAATTACATCGGCACCGAACACTTGCTGCTTGGATTGATTCGAGAAGGCGAGGGCGTCGCCGCGCGCGTGCTCACGAACTTGGGTGTCGATCCGGCCAAGGTGCGCGTGCAAACGACCTCGCTGCTCGGAGCCGAAGGTCAGCCGCCTGCGCCGAAAGGCAAGTCGAAGACGCCGACCCTCGATGCCTACGGACGCGATCTCACCGCACTTGCGCGTGAGAACAAGCTCGATCCGGTTATCGGGCGCGCCAGCGAAATCGAGCGCGTCATTCAAATTCTCTCGCGCCGTACGAAAAACAATCCGGCATTGATCGGCGAGCCCGGCGTCGGGAAAACGGCTATTGCCGAAGGTTTGGCGCAACGCGTCATCAAGGGCGAGATTCCGGAACCGCTGCGCGATCGTCGCGTGATCACGCTCGACCTCGCGGGCCTGGTCGCCGGTACGAAGTATCGCGGCGAGTTCGAGGAGCGCATGAAGCGCGTCATGGACGAGATCCGCGGCGCAGCCGGTGAGATCATCCTGTTCATCGACGAGCTGCACACGCTGGTCGGTGCGGGCGCCGCCGAAGGCGCAATCGACGCCAGCAATATCATAAAGCCGGCGCTGGCGCGCGGCGAGCTGCAGTGCATCGGCGCGACCACGCTCAACGAGTTCCGCAAGCACATCGAAAAAGACTCGGCGCTCGAGCGGCGCTTTCAGCCGATCATGGTCGGCGAGCCATCTATCGATGAAACAATCGAGATCCTCAAGGGTCTGCGCGATCGTTACGAAGCCCACCATAAGGTGCAAATCACGGACGAAGCGCTGGCGGCTGCCGCAAAGCTGTCCGACCGTTACATCTCCGACCGGTTCCTGCCCGACAAGGCCGTCGATCTCGTTGATGAAGCCTCGTCGCGTGTTCGTCTGCAAGCCATGTTGCCGCCTGCGGAAATCCGCGAGGTCGAAGCCGAGATTCGCAAGGTCAAGGCCGAGAAAGAATCGGTCGTCAAGTCGCAAGAGTTCGAGAAGGCTGCCGCGATCCGGGATCGCGAGGAAAAGCTGCGCCTCGAAAAACAGCGGCTCGAAGCCGAGTGGCAAGAGAAGAAAACACAAGTCGACAAAACGCTCAAGGTCACCGAAGACGACATTGCTCACATCGTTGCTTCATGGACAAAGATTCCGGTCAGCAAGCTCGCGCAAGCTGAAACCGAGAAGCTGCTCTCGATGGAAGATGCGCTACACAAACGCGTCATCGGCCAGCATCAAGCCATCTCGGTCCTCACGCGCGCCATCCGGCGTTCGCGAGCCGGACTCAAGAATCCGAAGCGTCCGATCGGAGCGTTCTTATTCCTCGGACCGACCGGCGTCGGCAAGACCGAAGTCGCGCGCAGCGTGGCAGAGTTTCTTTTTGACGATTCCGAGGCAATGATCCGCATCGATATGTCCGAGTACATGGAGAAATACTCCGTGTCGCGACTGGTCGGCGCGCCTCCGGGATACGTCGGTTACGAGGAAGGCGGACAGCTCACCGAAGCCGTCCGTCGCCGTCCGTACTGCGTCGTGTTGCTCGATGAGATCGAGAAAGCGCATCCAGACGTTTTCAACTTGCTGCTGCAAGTGTTCGAAGACGGGCGTCTGACCGATTCGCAAGGCCGCACCGTCGACTTCAAAAACTCCGTCATCATCATGACTTCGAACGTCGGCGCCGTCGGAATGCAGACGAACACCGACGTCGGCTTCCGTCCGCAGCGCGATTCAGGACAAAGCGACGACCAAGCCTACGAGCGGATGAAGAACAAGGTGTTGGAAGAGGTCAAGCACACGTTCCGTCCCGAGTTCCTCAATCGTCTCGACGAGACGGTTGTCTTCCATCAGCTCACGCGTCCGGAGATCGAACAGATCGTCGGCCTCGAGTTCGAGAAAGTCATCCGCGAAGTCAAAGCGCAAGAGATGTTCCTCGAAGCAACCGAAGAAGCCAAGGTGCTCTTGGCCAAAAAAGGTTGGGATCCGCAATTCGGCGCACGGCCGTTGCGGCGCGCGATCCAGCGCGAAGTCGAGGACGAGCTCGCGGAAGAGATGCTGCGCGGCAAGTTCGGCGCGGGCGACCGTATCCTGTGCGAAGTCGATCCGGACAATCCTGACAAACTGCGCTTCAGTAAGATCCCGACGATCGAACCGCCCGCGGCGCCATCGGCGCCGGAGATTCAACCGGCGTAA
- a CDS encoding DEAD/DEAH box helicase: protein MEAGGVTLRSVDDARIEAVVRSNGHAPDVAIEWAGGTGPQGLRAVCGCSGSGICAHVVAALEAVRVHGDAYTETAEAAPENGSLDWLPQVALASDSRARKIWPVFSFTAVANGDAPALSCSLFLDTPRLHGVMREGEAIATMLDQTPLDDWDEHDRNLVRDGILGDAFGPRPSSRALAQIMFRLSRHPRVRYDDQPDARRHPQELPSFIIDPRGVRLVANLRGATPVPGFETSDGRRLNVRELVILEGPPAWIADQQGAYLLDATLDAARAERAITAARNAEEAPLDAQPSLETLAKVAPYLALEERTRFGIEDVRAPKGRLTMAWRDGALAIRAQLYDETSGAIAGLSANGAIATIGDRLVRFPSEDARALADRLTEAGCVPRFDGTFSLHGAERAAEFVRETLPQWSDLDVELDATLGSVGTPTRLDVRVGARPPTGAEEWFELDIDVLVDEGDPLSAEELRAILSGGGRYADVRGRLVDVGALREREELLQDLLGRRKSGLAALVALRDEIHESFGSVRLPQEVEELRERLRNFSGLAVVEPPKSLSGILRHYQERGLDYLSYLSTFRFGGILADEMGVGKTAVALAYLLRRKELDGTVPSLVIAPTSVTHTWLNEIAKFTPELRALKLSSGNDRAALYDEIEQYDVVITSYALARIDAEKLAQFKFRTIILDEAQNAKNPSSQISRVVRSLRAEHRLALTGTPVENSLRDLWAIFAFLEPGLLGTESSFRRRFEVPIAGGDQRAVSRLHARLEPFMLRRTKEDVAPELPERTEAEIVVDLSPVQRQLYRAIAEAARREILDGDLPQEKASIHVLAALTRLRQVCAHPGLLAKRYLEEPESSAKFEALRETIDEIRDGGHRLLVFSAFASMLRLIRDDLQSRDVGFAYLDGSVKDRDRQAEVSRFMSDDGPPVFLCSLKAGGVGLTLTAADYVILYDPWWNPAVERQAIDRTHRIGQRHPVTAYRMLTRGTVEEKIRALAARKRELSESVIRADSAIAKALTREDLEFLLSEPDEVRAGR from the coding sequence GTGGAAGCCGGCGGCGTTACGCTGCGCAGCGTCGATGATGCGCGTATCGAGGCTGTCGTTCGCTCCAACGGACACGCGCCCGACGTCGCGATCGAATGGGCCGGCGGAACGGGTCCGCAGGGTTTGCGCGCCGTCTGCGGTTGCTCGGGATCGGGAATCTGCGCACACGTCGTGGCTGCGCTCGAGGCCGTGCGCGTGCACGGCGACGCCTATACCGAGACGGCGGAAGCTGCGCCGGAAAACGGCTCGCTGGATTGGCTGCCGCAGGTTGCGCTCGCCTCGGATAGCCGCGCGCGAAAGATTTGGCCGGTGTTTTCATTTACCGCTGTAGCGAATGGCGATGCGCCGGCTTTGTCGTGCTCGTTGTTCTTGGACACGCCGCGTCTCCACGGTGTGATGCGCGAAGGCGAAGCGATCGCGACGATGCTCGATCAAACGCCTCTCGATGATTGGGATGAGCACGATCGCAATCTCGTGCGCGACGGAATCCTCGGTGATGCGTTCGGTCCTCGCCCCAGCTCGCGTGCGCTCGCTCAGATCATGTTTCGGCTCTCGCGCCATCCGCGTGTGCGATACGACGATCAGCCCGATGCGCGGCGGCATCCGCAAGAGCTGCCCTCGTTCATCATCGATCCGCGTGGTGTGCGTCTCGTTGCGAACTTGCGCGGTGCAACGCCGGTTCCAGGATTCGAAACATCCGACGGACGCCGGTTGAACGTGCGCGAGCTCGTCATCCTCGAGGGTCCGCCTGCCTGGATTGCGGACCAGCAAGGCGCGTATCTGCTGGACGCGACGCTTGATGCGGCGCGCGCAGAGCGCGCGATCACTGCGGCGCGCAACGCGGAGGAGGCCCCACTCGACGCCCAGCCGTCGCTCGAAACGCTCGCGAAGGTCGCACCGTATTTAGCGCTCGAGGAACGTACGCGTTTCGGCATCGAGGACGTTCGCGCCCCGAAAGGCCGTCTAACGATGGCATGGCGCGACGGCGCGCTCGCCATCCGTGCGCAACTCTACGACGAAACTTCGGGCGCAATCGCCGGGCTCTCCGCGAATGGTGCGATCGCGACGATCGGGGACCGGCTCGTGCGATTTCCGTCCGAAGACGCACGCGCGCTGGCGGATCGATTGACCGAGGCTGGCTGCGTCCCGCGCTTCGATGGAACGTTTTCGCTGCACGGCGCCGAGCGCGCTGCAGAATTTGTCCGCGAAACCTTGCCGCAGTGGAGCGACCTCGACGTCGAACTCGATGCGACCCTCGGGAGCGTCGGAACGCCGACGCGGCTCGACGTGCGCGTCGGTGCGCGTCCGCCGACCGGCGCGGAGGAATGGTTCGAGCTTGATATCGACGTGCTCGTCGATGAGGGCGACCCGCTTTCGGCGGAGGAGTTGCGCGCGATTCTGAGCGGCGGCGGGCGCTATGCGGACGTTCGCGGACGGCTCGTCGACGTCGGGGCGCTGCGCGAACGCGAAGAGCTCTTACAAGATTTACTTGGACGCCGCAAGAGCGGACTGGCCGCGCTCGTCGCGTTGCGGGATGAGATCCATGAATCGTTCGGCAGCGTACGGTTGCCACAAGAAGTCGAAGAGTTACGCGAGCGTCTTCGAAATTTCTCCGGTCTTGCGGTTGTCGAACCGCCGAAATCGCTCAGCGGCATATTGCGCCACTACCAAGAGCGGGGCCTGGACTACCTCAGCTATCTTTCGACCTTCCGTTTCGGCGGAATCCTCGCGGACGAGATGGGCGTCGGAAAGACTGCGGTTGCGCTCGCGTATCTGTTGCGGCGCAAGGAGCTCGATGGTACGGTACCGTCGCTCGTCATTGCTCCGACTTCGGTAACGCACACCTGGCTGAACGAGATCGCAAAATTCACGCCGGAGCTGCGCGCGCTCAAGTTGTCGTCCGGCAACGATCGCGCGGCGCTCTACGATGAGATCGAACAATACGACGTCGTCATTACGTCATATGCACTGGCGCGCATCGATGCGGAGAAGCTGGCTCAATTCAAGTTCCGCACCATCATTCTCGACGAAGCGCAGAACGCCAAGAATCCGAGCTCGCAAATCTCAAGAGTCGTGCGCAGCTTGCGTGCCGAGCACCGCCTTGCCTTGACCGGTACGCCGGTCGAAAACTCGCTACGCGATCTCTGGGCAATCTTCGCGTTTCTCGAGCCCGGATTGCTCGGGACGGAAAGTTCGTTCCGGCGGCGCTTCGAAGTGCCGATTGCGGGTGGCGATCAGAGAGCCGTCTCGCGCTTGCACGCGCGACTCGAACCGTTCATGTTGCGTCGCACCAAAGAAGACGTCGCCCCTGAGCTGCCCGAGCGCACCGAAGCAGAGATCGTCGTCGATCTCTCGCCGGTCCAGCGTCAGCTCTATCGCGCAATCGCCGAGGCGGCGCGCCGCGAAATTCTCGACGGCGATCTGCCGCAAGAAAAGGCCAGCATTCACGTGCTCGCGGCGCTGACGCGTCTGCGGCAGGTCTGCGCGCATCCGGGCCTGCTGGCGAAACGATATCTCGAGGAACCCGAGAGCAGCGCCAAGTTCGAAGCGTTGCGTGAAACGATCGACGAGATCCGCGACGGCGGTCACCGGCTGCTCGTGTTCTCCGCGTTCGCTTCCATGCTGCGCCTCATCCGCGACGATCTGCAAAGTCGCGATGTCGGGTTCGCGTATCTCGACGGCTCCGTCAAGGACCGGGATCGGCAGGCCGAGGTTTCGCGCTTCATGAGCGATGATGGTCCGCCGGTGTTCCTGTGCTCGCTCAAAGCCGGCGGCGTCGGCCTTACGCTAACCGCTGCCGACTACGTCATCCTATACGATCCGTGGTGGAACCCCGCCGTCGAACGTCAAGCCATCGACCGTACGCACCGCATCGGGCAACGCCATCCGGTGACCGCCTATCGGATGCTCACGCGGGGCACCGTCGAAGAAAAGATTCGCGCGCTGGCGGCGCGCAAACGGGAGCTTTCCGAGAGCGTGATCCGCGCCGACTCGGCGATCGCCAAGGCGCTCACGCGCGAAGATCTGGAATTTCTTCTCAGCGAACCGGATGAGGTGCGAGCGGGGAGATGA
- a CDS encoding AMP-binding protein — MSSELSYVHGASDVAFIGTTIGAYFDGIVKRFPDRDAIVSRHQDVRLTYLELKRAVEEFARGLIALDVAHGDRVGIWSTNNAEWIIAQFATAKIGAILVNVNPAYRTSEVSYALQQSGVSVLLAQVRHKTSEYARMLAEVRNALPDLRKIVLIGEDDPGVELDAIRWNDVRTLAAGVSLETLTGRQNRTQPDDAINIQYTSGTTGFPKGATLSHHSLLNNGFFIGEGCGYAELDRVCIPVPFYHCFGMVLGNLACVTHGAAMVIPGPTFEPAATLEAVSAERCTALYGVPTMFIAELALANFRDYDLSSLRTGIMAGSPCPVEVMKRVQAEMHMPEVTICYGMTETSPVSFQTGKHDSIEKRTTTVGRVHPHVECKIVDEQGHIVPRGTPGELCTRGYLVMLGYWNDPENTAKAIDAARYMHTGDIAVLDAEGYANISGRIKDMVIRGGENIYPREIEEFLYTHPAVKDVAVVGVPDAKYGEELCAWIITRENATVDLASIQEFCKGMIAHYKIPRYVKTVEAFPMTVTGKIQKYKMREASIADLGLEAAAKIATA, encoded by the coding sequence ATGAGCAGCGAGCTGAGCTACGTCCACGGCGCAAGTGACGTCGCGTTCATCGGCACGACGATCGGCGCGTATTTCGATGGGATTGTAAAGCGATTTCCCGATCGCGACGCTATCGTTTCCCGTCATCAAGACGTTCGTCTCACCTATCTCGAGCTGAAGCGAGCGGTCGAGGAATTCGCGCGGGGCTTGATCGCGCTGGATGTTGCGCACGGCGATCGCGTCGGCATTTGGTCGACCAACAACGCCGAGTGGATCATCGCGCAGTTCGCAACTGCGAAGATCGGTGCAATCCTCGTCAACGTCAACCCCGCCTATCGCACGTCGGAGGTTTCCTACGCGCTGCAGCAGAGCGGCGTATCCGTGCTGCTCGCGCAGGTTCGGCACAAAACGAGTGAGTACGCGCGGATGCTTGCCGAGGTACGCAACGCGCTGCCGGATCTCCGCAAAATCGTTTTGATCGGCGAGGACGACCCCGGCGTCGAGCTCGACGCGATCCGCTGGAACGACGTTCGCACGCTCGCCGCCGGCGTTTCTCTCGAAACATTGACCGGGCGTCAGAACCGTACGCAGCCGGACGACGCGATCAACATTCAATACACGTCGGGGACGACGGGCTTCCCCAAGGGCGCGACGCTCTCGCATCATAGCCTGCTCAACAACGGCTTTTTCATTGGAGAAGGCTGCGGCTACGCGGAGCTTGACCGCGTCTGCATTCCGGTACCGTTCTATCACTGTTTCGGAATGGTGCTGGGGAATCTCGCGTGTGTCACCCACGGCGCCGCGATGGTGATTCCCGGTCCGACGTTCGAACCGGCCGCGACGCTGGAAGCCGTCAGCGCCGAACGTTGCACCGCGCTGTACGGCGTGCCGACGATGTTCATCGCCGAGCTGGCGCTTGCAAATTTCAGAGACTACGATTTGAGCTCGCTGCGCACCGGAATCATGGCGGGCTCGCCCTGCCCCGTCGAAGTAATGAAGCGCGTTCAAGCCGAGATGCACATGCCTGAGGTGACAATCTGCTACGGCATGACGGAGACGTCGCCGGTCAGCTTTCAAACCGGAAAGCACGACTCGATCGAAAAGCGGACGACGACGGTCGGTCGCGTCCACCCGCACGTCGAGTGCAAGATCGTCGACGAGCAAGGCCACATCGTCCCGCGTGGAACGCCGGGCGAGCTATGCACGCGCGGCTACCTCGTGATGCTTGGATACTGGAACGACCCGGAAAACACGGCAAAAGCGATCGACGCCGCGCGCTACATGCACACCGGTGATATCGCGGTTCTGGATGCCGAAGGCTACGCCAACATCAGCGGCCGCATCAAGGACATGGTGATTCGCGGCGGCGAGAACATTTATCCGCGCGAGATCGAGGAGTTTCTCTACACGCACCCTGCCGTCAAAGACGTCGCCGTCGTCGGCGTCCCGGATGCGAAATACGGCGAGGAGCTGTGCGCGTGGATCATCACACGAGAAAATGCGACGGTCGATCTCGCGTCAATCCAAGAATTTTGCAAAGGCATGATCGCGCATTACAAGATCCCGCGCTACGTTAAGACCGTCGAGGCGTTCCCGATGACCGTGACGGGAAAAATCCAAAAATATAAGATGCGCGAAGCATCGATCGCAGATTTAGGACTCGAGGCGGCAGCGAAGATCGCCACCGCCTAG